A stretch of the Jeotgalibacillus haloalkalitolerans genome encodes the following:
- a CDS encoding YwgA family protein: MMKDHARLMQAFSAVDEIVGRKKLQKIIFIAKKHNYAFHEKYQFHFFGPYSEELTLRVEELCNMGFLKEYNEKKSGYYQYRYEITDEGRDFLASQNETPGAELKPFLTDLNQQSSRFLELVSTILYFDSLEEQECIEKVRKVKEKQNYTDDECQEALSYIAHLKTLS; encoded by the coding sequence ATGATGAAGGATCACGCCCGGCTTATGCAGGCATTTTCAGCAGTAGATGAAATTGTCGGCAGAAAAAAGCTGCAGAAGATCATTTTTATCGCCAAAAAGCACAATTATGCATTCCATGAAAAATATCAGTTCCATTTCTTCGGACCCTATTCTGAAGAATTAACACTTAGAGTAGAAGAACTGTGCAACATGGGCTTTTTAAAAGAATATAACGAGAAAAAAAGCGGCTATTATCAGTACCGCTACGAAATCACGGATGAAGGAAGAGACTTTCTGGCATCACAGAATGAAACGCCGGGAGCGGAACTTAAACCTTTTCTGACAGACCTCAACCAGCAATCCTCCAGATTTCTTGAACTCGTCTCAACGATTCTATACTTCGATTCTCTTGAAGAGCAGGAATGTATCGAAAAAGTAAGGAAAGTAAAAGAAAAACAAAACTATACAGATGATGAATGTCAGGAAGCTTTGTCATACATAGCGCATTTGAAGACATTATCTTAG
- a CDS encoding DeoR/GlpR family DNA-binding transcription regulator, whose protein sequence is MDMLTEERYSIILDKLKSFETVKIQELIDITGASESTIRRDLTELEKKKFIKRIHGGARRMERKMDEPGMEEKSVKNLHQKQQIAQAAAALVEEGDCIFIDAGSTTSHMIPFLPEGDIIVVTNGLMHIEALMKKGIRTYLTGGAVKPKTNALIGRGAIDSLNGYRFDKAFMGTNGVHYESGYTTPDPEEAQVKAAAISLSREAFVLADSEKIGEIAFARFGELSEAVLITETFEENAELYKNQTSVKEVEV, encoded by the coding sequence ATGGATATGCTGACTGAAGAGCGTTATTCCATCATTTTGGATAAGCTGAAGTCGTTTGAAACAGTGAAGATCCAGGAGTTGATCGACATCACAGGCGCTTCAGAATCAACAATCAGGCGGGACCTGACGGAGCTTGAGAAAAAGAAGTTCATTAAAAGAATCCACGGCGGGGCCAGAAGAATGGAACGGAAAATGGATGAGCCCGGCATGGAAGAGAAATCAGTCAAAAACCTTCATCAAAAGCAGCAAATCGCTCAGGCAGCGGCAGCACTAGTGGAAGAAGGTGACTGTATTTTCATCGATGCAGGATCAACGACGAGCCACATGATCCCCTTTTTACCTGAAGGAGACATCATTGTTGTGACAAACGGTCTGATGCATATTGAGGCTTTGATGAAAAAAGGAATTCGCACCTATTTAACGGGTGGCGCTGTGAAGCCAAAGACGAATGCACTGATCGGAAGAGGGGCCATTGATTCACTGAATGGTTACAGATTTGATAAAGCTTTTATGGGAACGAACGGTGTGCATTATGAGTCGGGCTACACCACGCCGGACCCGGAAGAAGCACAGGTGAAGGCAGCAGCGATCAGTCTTTCGCGGGAAGCTTTTGTCCTGGCGGATTCAGAAAAGATTGGTGAAATTGCATTTGCAAGGTTTGGTGAGTTAAGTGAAGCGGTGCTCATTACAGAGACGTTTGAAGAAAATGCGGAACTTTATAAAAACCAGACAAGCGTAAAAGAGGTGGAAGTATGA
- the pfkB gene encoding 1-phosphofructokinase yields MILTVTLNPSVDYVVRVDQFSTGHLNRTDQTAFYAGGKGINVSQVLKELDVSSTATGFTGGFSGRFIEDTLSEKQIKADFIHVEDHSRINIKLKTDEETEINAAGPVISSEKVNELIELVSRYGKGDTLVLAGSIPSSVERDLYGKLAAAAYQNEMQIVIDSEKSLLEPALGTSLTLIKPNHKELGGYIGRDIQTVEEAVIYGRQFYQDHHIEYLMVSMAEHGAVLFAGDETYIATPPEGELINSVGAGDSSVAGFLAGLEKGYSIEETFALSMACGAATAFSEGLAVKEQIDHYLPMVQIRGLAK; encoded by the coding sequence ATGATTTTAACAGTAACGCTTAATCCGTCAGTGGATTATGTGGTCCGCGTTGATCAATTCAGCACAGGGCATTTAAATAGAACGGATCAGACGGCATTCTATGCAGGTGGCAAAGGCATTAACGTTTCGCAGGTGCTGAAAGAGCTGGACGTGAGCAGTACGGCAACCGGATTTACCGGAGGATTCAGTGGAAGGTTTATTGAGGACACCCTTTCAGAAAAGCAGATCAAAGCTGATTTCATTCATGTTGAGGATCATTCGCGTATCAATATCAAACTGAAAACAGATGAAGAAACGGAAATTAATGCAGCAGGTCCTGTGATTTCATCTGAAAAAGTGAATGAACTGATTGAGCTGGTCAGCCGGTATGGGAAAGGCGATACGCTGGTACTTGCAGGCAGTATTCCTTCAAGTGTGGAGCGGGATTTATACGGAAAGCTTGCAGCAGCGGCTTATCAAAATGAGATGCAGATCGTCATTGATTCTGAAAAATCATTGCTTGAACCGGCACTCGGGACATCGCTGACACTGATTAAACCAAATCATAAGGAGCTCGGGGGCTATATCGGCCGGGATATTCAGACTGTTGAAGAAGCGGTGATCTATGGAAGGCAATTTTATCAGGACCATCACATTGAATATCTGATGGTTTCAATGGCTGAGCATGGCGCGGTTTTGTTCGCAGGTGACGAAACATACATTGCCACGCCGCCAGAAGGTGAACTGATTAACAGCGTAGGCGCCGGTGATTCATCTGTTGCAGGATTCCTTGCAGGTCTTGAAAAAGGTTATTCAATAGAAGAAACATTTGCGCTCAGTATGGCATGCGGTGCAGCAACCGCATTTTCAGAAGGACTTGCTGTAAAAGAACAAATTGATCACTACTTGCCAATGGTACAAATAAGGGGGTTAGCAAAATGA
- a CDS encoding PTS fructose transporter subunit IIABC translates to MKITDLLTKSTINLELKSTEKQGTIDEMVSLLDRAGKLADAKAYREAIQAREDQTTTGIGEGVAIPHAKTKAVKEPAIAFGRSVEGLDYESLDGQPAHLVFMIAATEGANDTHLQALSRLSVLLLKDEVKQGLLDAKTPDDVIALISSFEEEEAEEEQTTGEVQGQILAVTGCPTGIAHTYMAADALKNKAKEMNVPIKVETNGSDGAKNVLTAEEIENAVAIIVAADTKVEMERFKGKRVIEVPVTDGIRKTETLINRAIKQDAPVYQGSGGSEKREEGQAKGRSGVYKHLMNGVSNMLPFIVGGGILIALSFMFEDQITGERSALGDILSYIGGENAFALIIPVLAAFIAMSIADRPGFAPGMVGGLMAASSNAGFLGGIIAGFLAGYLVLGLKRVFANLPQVFNGLKPVLIYPLFGILITGLIMYWAVQPLSAINQGVIDWLGGLGTGNLALLGLLLGGMMAIDMGGPINKAAYAFALAVAADGQFGPQAAVMAGGMVPPLGMALATTLFRKKFNEQERKTGVSAYFLGAFFITEGAIPFAAADPLRVIPAAVAGSAVAGGLTLWFDLALRAPHGGIFVFPTLEGAVINILLYVIAIVAGTVVTALTVGFLKKPVVA, encoded by the coding sequence ATGAAGATTACTGATTTACTCACAAAAAGTACAATTAACCTGGAGCTGAAGTCAACAGAGAAGCAGGGCACAATTGACGAAATGGTCAGCCTGCTGGACCGCGCAGGAAAGCTTGCTGATGCAAAAGCATACCGTGAAGCGATTCAGGCGCGTGAAGACCAGACCACTACTGGTATTGGTGAAGGTGTAGCGATTCCTCACGCAAAGACAAAGGCGGTAAAAGAGCCTGCGATTGCATTTGGACGCTCAGTTGAGGGACTTGATTATGAATCTCTTGATGGCCAGCCTGCACATCTTGTATTCATGATTGCAGCAACGGAAGGCGCAAACGATACACATTTACAGGCGCTGAGCCGTTTGTCAGTCCTGCTTTTAAAAGATGAGGTAAAACAGGGGCTGCTGGATGCAAAAACACCTGATGACGTGATTGCGCTGATCTCGAGCTTTGAAGAAGAGGAAGCAGAGGAAGAGCAAACGACTGGAGAAGTACAGGGTCAGATTTTAGCAGTAACAGGCTGTCCGACAGGCATTGCGCACACATACATGGCAGCTGATGCATTGAAGAATAAAGCTAAAGAAATGAATGTGCCAATCAAGGTTGAAACGAATGGGTCAGACGGCGCGAAAAACGTGCTGACTGCTGAAGAAATTGAAAACGCTGTAGCAATTATCGTAGCGGCCGATACAAAGGTTGAGATGGAACGTTTTAAAGGAAAGCGTGTCATTGAAGTACCGGTAACAGACGGAATCCGTAAAACTGAAACGCTGATTAACCGTGCGATTAAGCAGGATGCACCTGTTTATCAGGGCAGCGGCGGCAGCGAAAAGAGAGAAGAAGGTCAGGCAAAGGGACGTTCAGGCGTTTACAAACACCTGATGAACGGTGTATCAAATATGCTTCCGTTTATCGTAGGTGGAGGAATCCTGATTGCACTTTCCTTCATGTTTGAGGATCAGATTACAGGTGAACGTTCAGCGCTTGGTGATATCTTAAGCTATATCGGTGGAGAGAACGCATTTGCACTGATTATTCCGGTTCTGGCAGCATTTATCGCAATGAGTATTGCAGATCGTCCGGGCTTTGCACCTGGTATGGTCGGCGGTCTGATGGCAGCTTCAAGTAATGCAGGTTTCCTTGGCGGTATTATCGCCGGCTTCCTTGCAGGTTACTTAGTACTTGGATTAAAACGCGTATTTGCCAACCTGCCACAGGTATTTAACGGGTTAAAACCGGTTCTGATTTATCCGCTGTTTGGTATTTTAATCACAGGTTTGATCATGTATTGGGCAGTTCAGCCGCTTAGCGCGATTAACCAGGGTGTCATTGACTGGTTAGGCGGTCTTGGAACAGGAAACCTTGCACTGTTAGGCCTGCTGCTTGGCGGTATGATGGCGATTGATATGGGTGGACCGATCAACAAAGCAGCTTATGCATTCGCACTTGCAGTCGCAGCTGACGGTCAATTCGGACCACAGGCAGCTGTTATGGCCGGTGGTATGGTGCCGCCGCTTGGAATGGCACTTGCAACAACACTTTTCCGTAAAAAGTTCAACGAGCAGGAGCGTAAAACAGGGGTGTCAGCATACTTCCTTGGTGCATTCTTCATCACAGAAGGTGCAATTCCATTCGCAGCAGCCGATCCACTGCGCGTGATCCCTGCAGCAGTAGCCGGTTCAGCAGTCGCAGGCGGTCTGACACTATGGTTTGACCTTGCACTGCGCGCACCGCACGGCGGAATCTTCGTATTCCCGACGCTTGAAGGCGCAGTGATTAACATTCTGCTGTATGTCATTGCAATTGTAGCTGGTACAGTGGTCACTGCGTTGACAGTTGGATTTTTGAAGAAGCCGGTTGTGGCATAA
- a CDS encoding 2-hydroxymuconate tautomerase translates to MPIVTVKMIEGRSDDQKRALVEKVTDAVVETTGATPDKVSIIIEEMKKTDYGVGGVRVSDQ, encoded by the coding sequence ATGCCGATTGTTACAGTGAAAATGATTGAGGGTCGCAGCGATGACCAGAAAAGAGCACTTGTTGAAAAGGTTACAGATGCAGTGGTTGAGACAACTGGTGCAACGCCGGATAAGGTTTCGATTATTATTGAAGAAATGAAGAAGACGGATTATGGTGTTGGCGGCGTGAGGGTAAGTGATCAATAA